The following DNA comes from Mesorhizobium sp. B2-1-8.
CGTAGTGGCGCGGATCGACGCTGTGATGCAACTGGTGCCAATGAGGACACAGGATCAAATTGTTGAGCGGGCCGAACGAGATCTTGAAATGCGTGTGCCTGACGAAATCCATCATCAGGATGTTGCGCATGACGTAGACGTTGACGCCAAAGACGGTCAGTTCGACAAGGTTCAGCGAAATCAGCGACCAGATGCCGAAGCAGAACCCCACGATGAGGCCGTCCCAGGCTCGATTCATCAGCTCGTCGAGCGGATGGACCCTGTCCTTGGTGACCCCGACCATCACCTCGGCCGAGTGATGCACCTTGTGCAGTTCCCAAAGCAGAGGGTAGCGATGCTGGGCGACGTGATAGAGATAATAGGAAATGTCGTAGGCGAGCAGCATGCTGACGGTGAAGATCAGCACCGTCACCGGACCTGCCGGCCCCTCGATCAGAGGCGGCTGAAACTGGAACAGTGTCGAAAACAGCCAGTTGGTCCCGTAGCCCACCGCCGTGACGAAAACGATTCCGGCTGGCAGCATCAGGAAAGGCATCAGGGCCTTCTTCGTGACCCAGAACAGCAGGTCGGCCTTCGCGGAGGGATGGGTGATGACCTCATGCGGGATGACGAACTCGAAAAACTCCTTCCAGCTCTTTTCCTCGACCGTGCGCCAATAGGCCACGAGCGCGCTGACAAGGGCAGTCAGCAGCAAAAGCCCGGTCGCCAGCAGACTGGTGCCCGAAATCTTGTCGAGGATCTTGCCAATCAGATCGTTCAGCATCCCTACCGCCACGGTGAATCCGAAATACCAGCTCGCCTTTACTCGAAAAACGTCAATCAAATGCAATCGAAGACAGTTAAGAAACCCAAGCCTTGCTCTGCGCAAGACAGATCGCTGCTGGCAGAACATTGGTGCTCATCGCCAACGATTTCGCGGCATGGCGGCCGCACCCTGGCGATTTACAAGCAACCTCTTGCCCGCGCTGCGTGCATTCGGCGCCGCGCAGTGGACAAGGCAAACCTTTGTTAACCCTAATAATGTGTAATCGGGCGGTCGTGGTGTCGTAACGAAAGCTTGGTCCCGTGAACGCAACCGGTCAGTCCGCAGTCTTCGGCAGGCGCAAGGAACCCCACACGGTCATCATCGCCCGAGGCAACGAGATCAGGCACTTCACGATCCGTCCCTGGCTCGCGGCATTCATCGGCTCGGCACTCGCCGCCATTGCCATCGGCTACCTTCTGGCCACATCCTATCTCGTGCTGCGCGACGACCTGATCGGCGCCACCACCGCGCGCCAGGCGCGGATGCAGCAGGCTTACGAGGACCGCATTTCGGCGCTCCGCGCCCAGGTCGACCGCATCACCAGCAGGCAGCTGCTCGACCAGCAATTGATGGAGACCAAGGTCAGCGAACTGCTCGAGCGCCAGACGCAGCTCAGCCAACGGCATGGCCGTCTCGGCCCGCTGCTCGAACGCGCCGAGAACGATGTCGGAACGGCGCCCGCCAACGATCCGGCCGCGGCCGCCAAGCCCGACAAGCGCGCAGAGGTGACCGGCAGCATCAACCAGCCCGCGCAGACCTACGCGGTCGCCGGCCTGGGCGCCGACCTCGGCACCGCCGACACCAGGCCCTTCTCCTTGTGGTCGACCCGCACCGATCCGCTGCCCAGCGATTCAGCCGCCGATCGCGCCGACAAGCTGTTTGTCTCGATCAACCAGTCGCTGAAATCCATCGAGAATGAACAGCTCAGCCGCATCAGCACGCTCGCGGACAATGCCTACAAAAGCGCCGATGCCATCCAGCAGGCGCTGCAGGCAGCCGGACTGCCGGTCGACAGCGATTTCGGCAAAAACGAAAACGATGTCGGTGGACCGTTGATCCCGCTCAACGCCTCGATGATCTTCGACAGCAAGGTCAAGGAACTGGACGAGGCGCTGGACACGCTCGACCAGCTGAAAAAAGAAGCGCGCCGGCTGCCGCTTGCCAACCCCGCTCCCGGCCACCCCGTCACCAGTCCGTTCGGCGTGCGCACCGACCCCATCCTCGGCACCGCCGCGTTGCATTCGGGCATGGATTTCAGGGCGCCGATCGGCATGGCGGCGCGGGTGACAGCGCCCGGCATCGTGACCAAGGCCGGCTGGAACGGCGGTTATGGCCGCATGGTGGAAGTCGATCACGGCAATGGCTTTGCGACCCGTTACGGGCATCTCAGCGAGATCGACGTGACGGTGGGCGAAAAGGTCGACGCCGGCGCAACTATCGGCAAGACCGGCAGCAGCGGGCGCTCGACCGGCCCGCATCTCCACTATGAAGTGCGGCACAATGGCGAGGCGATCGATCCGCTGCGCTTCCTGACAGTCGGCAAGAAAGTCGCGCAATATCTCTAGCAAGGGCAACCGCTCGCTTGCCGGCTGAATCCGGAAGTCCGGCCGAGCCGCGCCTCTCTCTCGCCAAGCAGTATCCCGCACCGCCAAACCGCTGACGGCCATCAGCCATTATTGCGGCGCGATCGCAACCCGTCGTTTCTTAATGCATGTCGCCCGGAAGTGTCCTCGGTTCCGGGACAACGACATGCATGAAATCAGAAGCTTACAGCAGGTCTGGCGAACCCTATTCGCCGCGACATGCTGTTGCCTCATCACTGATCAACCGAAGGTGAGACGCAGAAAGATCGGCAGCTCGGTCCCGCGTCCCGAGACTTTTTTGAATTCCATTTGACTGAATAAATGTTTGATGCGAACCTTACGTCAAGTGGGGGCGCAAGGCATGGCATTGCGGGGAACCAATCAGGAGTTCGGGCGGCCGTACAACCGGCGCATCGTGCTGGAGTCCATCCGCCGTCATGGCCCGATCGCACGTGGCGACATTGCCAGGCATGTCGGGCTCACCGTCCAGACCGTGTCGACCATCGTTCGCGAACTGGAGGAACAGGGCTACATCCTGTCCGTGCGCGAAGATCCGAAGGGGCGTGGCCTGCCACCGGCGACGCTGCGCATCAACCCGGAAGGCGGCTATGCCGTCGGCATCCACCTGACGCCGCTTGGAATAGACGCCGCACTGATCAATCTCAGCGGCGACGTCATCGAGAGTTCGCGCCGCGAAGCGCCCAACGCGGCGCCCGATCATGCGTTCGACCAGATCGGCGCCATGGTCCGGGACCTGACCGGCAAGCGGCCCGGCGGCCGCGTCATCGGCGTCGGCATGGCGCTTCCCGGCCCGTTCGACGTGGACTCCATGAGCTTCGTCGGCCCGACCACGATGACCGGCTGGAAGCATGTGGCGCTGCGCGAGCGGCTGACGGCCGCGACGGGATTGCCGGCCTTCTTCGAGACCGACATGGCCGCAGCCGCGATGGGCGAGCGGCTCTATGGCATC
Coding sequences within:
- a CDS encoding ROK family transcriptional regulator; translation: MALRGTNQEFGRPYNRRIVLESIRRHGPIARGDIARHVGLTVQTVSTIVRELEEQGYILSVREDPKGRGLPPATLRINPEGGYAVGIHLTPLGIDAALINLSGDVIESSRREAPNAAPDHAFDQIGAMVRDLTGKRPGGRVIGVGMALPGPFDVDSMSFVGPTTMTGWKHVALRERLTAATGLPAFFETDMAAAAMGERLYGIGARHSDYYYLYFGVGLGGAMMHDGSVLRGAWGNAGEIGHIPVVADGEICPCGNRGCLERYLSLEARGRRAGNDADWVAQVGPIFRNAIAIIENLFDPETVVLGGLAASELLERLADAAEPLHNSVSARADRKTPRVIVASGGQHAVLRGAAALAVSGVLSPRFGQMFAAERERGRDVLSAREIA
- a CDS encoding M23 family metallopeptidase gives rise to the protein MNATGQSAVFGRRKEPHTVIIARGNEIRHFTIRPWLAAFIGSALAAIAIGYLLATSYLVLRDDLIGATTARQARMQQAYEDRISALRAQVDRITSRQLLDQQLMETKVSELLERQTQLSQRHGRLGPLLERAENDVGTAPANDPAAAAKPDKRAEVTGSINQPAQTYAVAGLGADLGTADTRPFSLWSTRTDPLPSDSAADRADKLFVSINQSLKSIENEQLSRISTLADNAYKSADAIQQALQAAGLPVDSDFGKNENDVGGPLIPLNASMIFDSKVKELDEALDTLDQLKKEARRLPLANPAPGHPVTSPFGVRTDPILGTAALHSGMDFRAPIGMAARVTAPGIVTKAGWNGGYGRMVEVDHGNGFATRYGHLSEIDVTVGEKVDAGATIGKTGSSGRSTGPHLHYEVRHNGEAIDPLRFLTVGKKVAQYL
- a CDS encoding sterol desaturase family protein, translating into MLNDLIGKILDKISGTSLLATGLLLLTALVSALVAYWRTVEEKSWKEFFEFVIPHEVITHPSAKADLLFWVTKKALMPFLMLPAGIVFVTAVGYGTNWLFSTLFQFQPPLIEGPAGPVTVLIFTVSMLLAYDISYYLYHVAQHRYPLLWELHKVHHSAEVMVGVTKDRVHPLDELMNRAWDGLIVGFCFGIWSLISLNLVELTVFGVNVYVMRNILMMDFVRHTHFKISFGPLNNLILCPHWHQLHHSVDPRHYDKNFGLLFSFWDRLFGTLCVPRPDEDFKFGLVDRDVRDYQSLAGLYVMPLKRMWGHIARRMRPGKPRPRTSRSSEGTRP